In one window of Streptomyces griseus subsp. griseus DNA:
- a CDS encoding MarR family winged helix-turn-helix transcriptional regulator, translating into MNTAPAGTAEAACTDALPGAALSGPVSHAVSRVARLHRIAAGKLLKGLGLYPGQELLMMQLWDSGPVRQAELIKTLDLDPSTVTKMLQRLEQTGHVRRRPDPDDRRAVLVEATDESCALHTAVRDAWGSLEEHTLAGLASDERTELTRLLAKVEANLCHETEGCPERG; encoded by the coding sequence ATGAACACCGCCCCCGCCGGCACCGCGGAAGCCGCCTGTACCGACGCGCTGCCCGGAGCAGCGCTCAGCGGCCCTGTGAGCCATGCCGTATCCCGGGTCGCCCGACTGCACCGGATCGCGGCGGGGAAGCTGCTGAAGGGCCTGGGGCTCTACCCGGGCCAGGAGCTGCTGATGATGCAGCTGTGGGACTCGGGGCCGGTCCGCCAGGCCGAGCTGATCAAGACCCTGGACCTGGACCCGTCCACGGTCACCAAGATGCTCCAGCGCCTCGAACAGACCGGCCATGTGCGCCGCCGCCCCGACCCGGACGACCGGCGGGCCGTGCTGGTCGAGGCGACGGACGAGAGCTGCGCGCTGCACACGGCGGTGCGGGACGCGTGGGGCAGCCTGGAGGAGCACACGCTCGCGGGACTGGCGAGCGATGAGCGTACGGAGCTGACGCGGCTGCTGGCGAAGGTGGAGGCGAACCTCTGCCACGAGACGGAGGGCTGCCCGGAACGGGGCTGA
- a CDS encoding aminotransferase class V-fold PLP-dependent enzyme: MTLSPLRQVAAAEFAPEVTYLNTSSWGLLPRRTIAAVKALADENAAGRRIGAGSFDVVEAARAGFARLAGVRPERVATGSSVTVHVGLIAASLPAGAEVLAPEGEFSSVVSPFALRGDLRMRYVPLADLADAVRPTTALVAFSSVQSADGRVADLAAVRAAAAAHGARTLLDATQSAGWFPLDAGAYDYTVTGGFKYLLCPRGTSFLTVTEEAQATLPHLFAGWVAAGAPWTGNYGPLERVAPGARGFDEPPAFLSYHGAEHSLALLAEVGIDALYAHATSLAARLRSGLVELGHEVVPGESAIVSVPGLDGRHDELTRAGIAVSAPAGNLRISCHLYNTGADVDRVLDVLG; encoded by the coding sequence ATGACGCTCTCTCCGCTCCGCCAGGTGGCCGCCGCCGAGTTCGCCCCGGAGGTCACGTACCTCAACACCTCCAGCTGGGGGCTGCTGCCCCGCCGCACCATCGCCGCCGTCAAGGCCCTCGCCGACGAGAACGCCGCAGGCCGCCGGATCGGCGCGGGCAGCTTCGACGTGGTGGAGGCGGCCCGGGCCGGCTTCGCCCGGCTCGCCGGGGTCCGGCCGGAGCGGGTCGCCACCGGCAGCTCGGTCACCGTCCATGTCGGGCTGATCGCCGCATCGCTCCCGGCGGGTGCCGAAGTCCTCGCGCCCGAGGGTGAGTTCAGCTCGGTGGTCAGCCCGTTCGCGCTCCGCGGGGATCTGCGTATGCGGTACGTCCCGCTCGCGGACCTCGCCGACGCCGTACGGCCCACCACCGCGCTCGTCGCCTTCTCCTCGGTCCAGTCGGCCGACGGCCGGGTCGCCGACCTCGCCGCCGTCCGCGCGGCCGCCGCCGCCCACGGGGCCCGGACCCTGCTGGACGCCACCCAGTCGGCGGGCTGGTTCCCGCTGGACGCCGGGGCCTACGACTACACCGTCACCGGCGGCTTCAAGTACCTGCTCTGCCCCAGGGGTACGTCGTTCCTCACCGTGACCGAGGAGGCGCAGGCCACCCTGCCCCACCTCTTCGCCGGATGGGTCGCCGCCGGAGCGCCCTGGACCGGCAACTACGGCCCGCTGGAGCGCGTCGCCCCCGGTGCGCGCGGGTTCGACGAGCCGCCCGCGTTCCTCTCGTACCACGGGGCGGAGCACTCCCTGGCCCTGCTCGCGGAGGTCGGCATCGACGCGCTGTACGCGCACGCCACCTCGCTCGCCGCCCGGCTGCGCTCGGGGCTGGTGGAGCTGGGTCACGAGGTGGTGCCGGGGGAGTCGGCGATCGTCTCCGTGCCGGGGCTGGACGGCCGCCACGACGAGCTCACCCGGGCCGGGATCGCGGTCTCGGCCCCGGCCGGGAACCTGCGGATCTCCTGCCACCTCTACAACACCGGGGCGGACGTCGACCGAGTCCTGGACGTGCTGGGCTGA
- a CDS encoding DsbA family oxidoreductase produces MRVEIWSDIACPWCYIGKARFEKGLAEFAHRDEVEVVHRSFELDPGRAKGETEKVVDMLAAKYGRTREEAAAMEANVAANAQAEGLGYRTEGRDHGSTFDIHRLLHLAKARGRQDELLTLAYRANFAEERSVFDDDVLLGLAVEAGLDADEARTVLADPEAYADEVRADEREASELGANAVPFFVLDRRYGISGGQPSEVFVQALEQAWKDRPATALTTVGGDAAACDTDGACEVPKG; encoded by the coding sequence ATGCGCGTCGAGATCTGGTCCGATATCGCTTGTCCCTGGTGCTACATCGGCAAGGCCCGCTTCGAGAAGGGGCTCGCCGAGTTCGCCCACCGGGACGAGGTCGAGGTCGTGCACCGCTCCTTCGAACTCGATCCCGGGCGGGCCAAGGGCGAGACCGAGAAGGTCGTCGACATGCTGGCCGCCAAGTACGGGCGGACCCGTGAGGAGGCCGCCGCCATGGAGGCCAACGTCGCGGCCAACGCGCAGGCCGAGGGGCTCGGTTACCGCACCGAGGGGCGGGACCACGGCTCCACCTTCGACATCCACCGGCTGCTGCACCTGGCGAAGGCCCGCGGACGCCAGGACGAGCTGCTGACCCTCGCCTACCGGGCCAACTTCGCCGAGGAGCGGTCCGTTTTCGACGACGACGTGCTGCTCGGCCTCGCCGTGGAGGCCGGACTCGACGCCGACGAGGCGCGTACGGTGCTCGCCGACCCTGAGGCGTACGCCGACGAGGTCCGGGCCGACGAGCGCGAGGCGTCCGAGCTGGGCGCCAACGCGGTGCCCTTCTTCGTCCTCGACCGGCGGTACGGGATCTCCGGCGGTCAGCCCTCGGAGGTCTTCGTCCAGGCGCTGGAGCAGGCGTGGAAGGACCGCCCGGCCACCGCGCTGACCACCGTCGGCGGCGACGCGGCGGCCTGCGACACGGACGGCGCCTGTGAGGTTCCGAAGGGCTGA
- a CDS encoding VOC family protein gives MTSHVRHITVDCADAYALGSFWSQVLGAPLAADDFPGDPEALLETPGAAILFVQGPDTKTAKNRVHLDVQPQDRTRDEEVERLLALGATLVGDHRRADGRGWATLADPEGNEFCVERSAAERAAPGGTRPPVTADDVTTAVRLAVDTLAGAPADGWDGAAGTLEWTCWETVEHLSDDLFAYAVQLGPRTPPVDGEVPYRWVPDRRGGPANAVFADRAAGPAGLLATLEASGALLASMARTTPPEVRSYHGYGISDPEGFAAMGVVETLVHTYDLAEGLGLTWAPPAALCDRALARLFPGAPAGGDRWTVLLWATGRAELPGRPRRTEWRWDGRPLEDQTASSAG, from the coding sequence ATGACTTCTCACGTACGGCACATCACCGTCGACTGCGCCGACGCCTACGCGCTCGGCAGCTTCTGGTCCCAGGTGCTCGGCGCCCCGCTGGCCGCCGACGACTTCCCCGGCGATCCCGAGGCCCTGCTCGAGACCCCGGGCGCGGCGATCCTCTTCGTGCAGGGCCCCGACACGAAGACCGCCAAGAACCGCGTCCACCTGGACGTCCAGCCGCAGGACCGCACTCGGGACGAGGAGGTGGAGCGGCTGCTCGCGCTCGGGGCCACGCTGGTGGGCGACCACCGGAGAGCGGACGGGCGGGGGTGGGCGACCCTGGCGGACCCCGAGGGCAACGAGTTCTGTGTGGAGCGTTCCGCCGCCGAGCGGGCCGCGCCGGGCGGGACCCGGCCGCCGGTGACCGCCGACGATGTGACGACCGCCGTGCGGCTCGCGGTGGACACGCTGGCCGGGGCTCCGGCGGACGGCTGGGACGGGGCTGCCGGGACGCTGGAGTGGACCTGCTGGGAGACGGTGGAGCACCTGAGTGACGACCTGTTCGCGTACGCCGTCCAGTTGGGCCCGCGCACGCCCCCGGTGGACGGTGAGGTGCCCTACCGGTGGGTCCCCGACCGGCGGGGCGGCCCGGCCAACGCGGTCTTCGCCGACCGCGCGGCCGGGCCCGCCGGGCTGCTGGCGACCCTGGAGGCGAGCGGTGCGCTGCTGGCGTCGATGGCGCGGACGACTCCGCCGGAGGTGCGCTCGTACCACGGGTACGGGATCTCCGACCCGGAGGGCTTCGCCGCGATGGGGGTGGTGGAGACGCTGGTGCACACGTATGACCTCGCGGAGGGGCTGGGCCTCACGTGGGCGCCGCCCGCCGCGCTCTGCGACCGGGCGCTGGCCCGGCTCTTCCCCGGCGCCCCGGCGGGCGGCGACCGGTGGACCGTCCTGCTCTGGGCCACCGGCCGCGCCGAACTGCCGGGCCGCCCGCGCCGCACGGAGTGGCGGTGGGACGGGCGGCCCCTGGAGGATCAGACGGCGTCGAGCGCCGGGTAG
- a CDS encoding alkene reductase — MTTAFDPIDLSGTPLANRIVMAPMTRSRAGEGGTATELTAAYYAQRASAGLVITEGIQPSVVGQGYPFTPGLHSAEQVASWRKVTDAVHAEGGRIFAQIMHAGRIGHPVLLPEGLTPVGPSPVKAEGQVYTHEGPKDFVVPHELTDAEIRQTIADFVSASRNAIEAGFDGVELHGANGYLIHQFLAPNTNLRTDGWGGSETGRIRFAVEVVKAVAAEIGAARTGLRISPSNVYNDIDEPAPDAVYTALVQEIEPLGLAYLHILEGAPIRELTLSLRKVFTGTLLINVHSDGPTGPDDHTVIDDGIADLISYGVLFLANPDLPARLKAGGPFNTPDPASFFGGDAKGYTDYPALDAV; from the coding sequence ATGACCACCGCTTTCGACCCGATCGACCTGTCCGGCACCCCGCTGGCCAACCGCATCGTGATGGCCCCGATGACCCGGAGCCGGGCGGGCGAGGGCGGTACGGCCACCGAGCTCACGGCCGCCTACTACGCCCAGCGCGCCTCGGCGGGCCTCGTCATCACCGAGGGCATCCAGCCCTCCGTCGTCGGCCAGGGCTACCCCTTCACACCGGGACTGCACAGCGCCGAGCAGGTCGCCTCCTGGCGCAAGGTCACCGACGCGGTGCACGCCGAGGGCGGCCGGATCTTCGCCCAGATCATGCACGCGGGCCGCATCGGCCACCCGGTCCTGCTCCCCGAAGGACTGACCCCGGTCGGCCCCTCGCCGGTCAAGGCCGAGGGGCAGGTCTACACCCACGAGGGCCCCAAGGACTTCGTGGTGCCGCACGAGCTGACCGACGCCGAGATCCGGCAGACCATCGCCGACTTCGTCTCCGCCTCCCGCAACGCCATCGAGGCCGGGTTCGACGGCGTGGAGCTGCACGGGGCCAACGGCTACCTCATCCACCAGTTCCTGGCGCCCAACACCAATCTGCGCACCGACGGGTGGGGCGGCTCGGAGACCGGCCGCATCCGGTTCGCCGTGGAGGTCGTCAAGGCGGTCGCGGCCGAGATCGGCGCCGCACGTACCGGGCTGCGCATCTCGCCGTCGAACGTCTACAACGACATCGACGAGCCCGCCCCGGACGCCGTCTACACCGCGCTGGTCCAGGAGATCGAACCGCTCGGCCTCGCCTACCTGCACATCCTGGAGGGCGCCCCGATCCGCGAGCTGACCCTCTCCCTGCGCAAGGTGTTCACCGGCACCCTCCTCATCAACGTGCACTCCGACGGGCCGACCGGGCCGGACGACCACACCGTGATCGACGACGGGATCGCCGACCTCATCTCGTACGGCGTGCTCTTCCTCGCCAACCCGGACCTGCCCGCCCGGCTCAAGGCCGGGGGCCCCTTCAACACCCCCGACCCGGCGTCCTTCTTCGGCGGCGACGCCAAGGGCTACACCGACTACCCGGCGCTCGACGCCGTCTGA